Genomic DNA from Acidiferrobacteraceae bacterium:
CGCCGAATTGCAGTTGCAGACCTTCCTCTAGCTCAAACAAGTGCGTTGGAGCAACATATGCCAAAGCCTCGTGCGCTTTGTAGTAACGTTGATATTGGGGGGCTTGTAGCCAGTCTAGAGTCATTGCTCTCATCTCTTCTCCGTGTTCTTCGAGCGACTTGGCCGTTAATTCCGAACCATAGACCGGAATTCCTTGCTCGATCAAGTAGCTGTTGCCTCCCAGATTATCATAGTGGAATCCAGTGTTGATAGCGGTGATTTCTCGCTTGCCGAGTTGGGTTTCGATCCACTCCAATACCTCTCGCGTCGCTTTTGGCGTGTAGGGTGTGTCGACCAGAACCAAGTCGGAACTCTTCATCTCGACGATCATGGAGTTCCCAGGCCAAGGAAATGAATGAGTGATGATGAATACCCCAGATTGCACCTTTCTCACATACAAATCCTCGCTGATGTCAAAACGCTCATACGAATCTAGGCTTGTCATGTCCGCGGTTGGCTCGCCCAAATCTGGAAGCTGTGTAGTGCCTTGCGTAGGTGTCGGGGCAGACGGCAACCTTCCGCACGCAACCAAGGTCATACCAAGAAGAGCCAGAGAGATAGTCCATTGTGTTTGTTTCTTGCGACACATTGCTCAATACTCCTACGACGATTAGGCGGCACCAACACCCGTTTATCGGCCCAGGCCAACAAACCGGCCTATAGCCACCCTCCCCGCATCTCCTCACGCCAAGTCCCCGCCTCCGGAG
This window encodes:
- a CDS encoding MBL fold metallo-hydrolase → MCRKKQTQWTISLALLGMTLVACGRLPSAPTPTQGTTQLPDLGEPTADMTSLDSYERFDISEDLYVRKVQSGVFIITHSFPWPGNSMIVEMKSSDLVLVDTPYTPKATREVLEWIETQLGKREITAINTGFHYDNLGGNSYLIEQGIPVYGSELTAKSLEEHGEEMRAMTLDWLQAPQYQRYYKAHEALAYVAPTHLFELEEGLQLQFG